Within Nocardioides rotundus, the genomic segment GCGACCGAGGGGTCGGACCTCCGGGGCCCCCTCCCCGACGGGACCCGCGTCCACGTCCCGCGCCGCGCCCCCGGCGCCGCTCCCGTCTCGGGTGGCTCAAGCTGGCGCTGCTCGCCTGGCTGGTCTTCCTGATCGCCGTGCCCTTCTGGGCGTGGAGCAAGGTCGCCACCGTGGACGCCACCCCGCCGGAGGACACCCGCCCCGACGAGCAGGGCGGGACGACGTACCTCCTCGTCGGCTCCGACTCCCGCGAGGGTCTCAGCGAGGAGCAGCGCCGTGACCTCGGCACCGGCAACGCGGGCGGGCAGCGCACCGACACGATCATGCTGCTGCACACCGGCTCCGGCCCGAACCTGCTGATGTCGATCCCGCGCGACTCGCTGGTCGAGGTGCCGGGCTACGGGACGACCAAGATCAACGCGGCGTTCGCGTACGGCGGCCCGCGGCTGCTGGTGCGCACGATCGAGCTGAACACCGGGATCCGGGTGGACGACTACATCGAGGTGGGCTTCGGCGGGTTCGTCGACATCGTCGACGCCGTCGGCGGGATCGAGATCTGCCCGCCGATGAAGATGAACGACCCGCAGGCGAACCTCAACGTGGAGAAGGGCTGCCAGGAGGCGGACGGCAAGACCGCCCTGGCCTACGCGCGCTCCCGCAAGCTCTACCTCGAGCGGGGGGACGTCGACCGCGGCAAGGCGCAGCGCGAGGTGATCTCGGGGATCGGCGCGAAGATCATGTCGCCGTGGACGTTCATCAACCCGGTGCGCTACTACCGCACGAACATGGCGGGCGCCGAGTCGCTGCGGGTCAGCGAGGGCACCGGCCCGGTCGCCGTGGGGCGCTTCGCCTTCGCGATGACCCGCGTCGACGGGAAGAACGGGCTGACCTGCACCGTGCCGATCCAGGACCTGGCCGTGAACTGGGACCCCGAGCGCTCGCGGGCGCTGTTCCAGAAGATCATCGACGACGACACCGACTCGGTGGGCAAGCGACTGTGCACGCCCACCGGGCTGCCACAGTGAGGAGCCTGCGACCGCGATGACCTGGGAGACCCTGCGCTGGGAGGTCGACGACGCCGGGGTGGCGCTGCTGA encodes:
- a CDS encoding LCP family protein, translating into MADRPRGSGGPEEGTPEYDWLYGSRGSSRSGDADDATQVIRNQGEYDDATRRMPAVPNEPTSRPRQSPPPPRDRGVGPPGPPPRRDPRPRPAPRPRRRSRLGWLKLALLAWLVFLIAVPFWAWSKVATVDATPPEDTRPDEQGGTTYLLVGSDSREGLSEEQRRDLGTGNAGGQRTDTIMLLHTGSGPNLLMSIPRDSLVEVPGYGTTKINAAFAYGGPRLLVRTIELNTGIRVDDYIEVGFGGFVDIVDAVGGIEICPPMKMNDPQANLNVEKGCQEADGKTALAYARSRKLYLERGDVDRGKAQREVISGIGAKIMSPWTFINPVRYYRTNMAGAESLRVSEGTGPVAVGRFAFAMTRVDGKNGLTCTVPIQDLAVNWDPERSRALFQKIIDDDTDSVGKRLCTPTGLPQ